From Novosphingobium resinovorum, the proteins below share one genomic window:
- a CDS encoding NAD(+) synthase gives MPNTADTSHPFFSMHEHGFVRVATSTPRVKTADVAGNRDAILAEARRAHAAHVDLLVFPELSLSSYAIDDLHLQGAMIEAVEAAVAQIVKASADLSPVLLVGAALERKGRLYNCALVIAQGRLLGVVPKSYLPNYREFYEKRWFASGKTVRNSTITVNGQEVPFGVDLVFASEVLKNFRFFVEICEDFWAPTPPSSLGAMAGATILANLSASNIVIGKSDERHMLCRAQSARAMAAYIYCAAGHGESTTDLAWDGQGIVYELGDLLAESERFSLEAELCVADVDCDRIVMDRLRSPTFNDAADVAGKPEETFRTVPFRHAPAGGDIGLVRPVSRFPFVPSRADRLDADCYEAFNIQVDGLMRRIESTHAKSMVIGISGGLDSTHALIVAARACDRLGLPRSFIRGYTMPGFGTSEGTKSNAWKLMDAVGIAAQEIDIRPAATTMLHDIGHAFANGEPVYDVTFENVQAGLRTDYLFRLASQHGGFVVGTGDLSELALGWCTYGVGDQMSHYAVNAGVPKTLIQYLIRWCATTDQFSASTEEILLAILATEISPELVPAGADGAIQSTEAKIGPYELNDFFLHHVMRFGQKPSKVAFLAWHAWRDTAAGAWPHAFPEAKKNAYELPVIRSWLEKFVTRFFAFSQFKRSAIPNGPKVSTAGALSPRGDWRAPSDASAAVWLAELEKRVP, from the coding sequence ATGCCTAACACTGCCGACACCAGCCACCCGTTCTTCTCCATGCACGAGCACGGCTTCGTGCGCGTCGCCACCTCGACCCCGCGTGTGAAGACCGCCGACGTTGCAGGCAACCGCGACGCGATCCTTGCCGAAGCGCGCCGGGCCCATGCGGCGCATGTGGACCTGCTGGTCTTCCCCGAACTCAGCCTGTCCTCCTACGCCATCGACGACCTGCACCTGCAGGGCGCGATGATCGAGGCGGTCGAGGCTGCGGTGGCGCAGATCGTCAAGGCCAGCGCCGACCTTTCGCCGGTGCTGCTGGTCGGCGCCGCGCTGGAGCGCAAGGGGCGGCTCTACAACTGCGCGCTGGTCATCGCGCAGGGCCGCCTGCTCGGCGTAGTGCCCAAGTCCTACCTGCCCAACTACCGCGAGTTCTACGAGAAGCGCTGGTTCGCGAGCGGCAAGACCGTCCGCAATTCCACGATCACCGTGAACGGGCAGGAGGTGCCGTTCGGCGTCGATCTCGTCTTCGCCTCCGAGGTGCTGAAAAACTTCCGCTTCTTCGTCGAGATCTGCGAGGACTTCTGGGCGCCGACGCCGCCGTCCTCGCTGGGCGCGATGGCGGGGGCGACGATCCTCGCCAACCTGTCCGCCTCCAACATCGTCATCGGCAAGTCGGACGAGCGCCACATGCTGTGCCGGGCCCAGTCGGCGCGCGCGATGGCGGCCTATATCTACTGCGCGGCGGGACACGGCGAAAGCACGACCGATCTCGCATGGGACGGGCAGGGCATCGTCTACGAACTGGGCGACCTGCTGGCGGAATCGGAGCGTTTCTCGCTCGAGGCCGAACTGTGCGTGGCCGACGTGGACTGCGATCGCATCGTCATGGATCGTCTGCGGAGCCCCACCTTCAACGATGCCGCCGACGTCGCGGGCAAGCCGGAGGAAACGTTCCGCACCGTACCGTTCCGCCACGCCCCGGCCGGCGGCGACATCGGGCTGGTGCGCCCGGTCAGCCGCTTCCCGTTCGTCCCCTCGCGCGCCGACAGGCTGGACGCCGACTGCTACGAGGCGTTCAACATCCAGGTCGACGGCTTGATGCGGCGGATCGAATCGACCCATGCGAAGTCGATGGTGATCGGCATCTCGGGCGGCCTCGATTCGACCCATGCGCTGATCGTCGCCGCGCGCGCCTGCGACCGGTTGGGCCTGCCGCGCAGCTTCATCCGGGGCTACACGATGCCCGGCTTCGGGACGAGCGAGGGCACGAAGTCCAACGCCTGGAAGCTGATGGACGCCGTTGGCATCGCCGCGCAGGAGATCGATATCCGGCCCGCCGCGACGACGATGCTCCATGACATCGGCCATGCCTTCGCCAACGGCGAGCCGGTCTACGACGTGACGTTCGAGAACGTCCAGGCGGGGCTGCGCACCGACTATCTGTTCCGCCTCGCCAGCCAGCACGGCGGCTTCGTTGTGGGCACCGGCGACTTGTCGGAACTGGCGCTGGGCTGGTGTACTTACGGCGTCGGCGACCAGATGAGCCACTACGCGGTCAACGCGGGCGTGCCCAAGACGCTGATCCAGTACCTGATCCGCTGGTGCGCCACGACCGACCAGTTCAGCGCCTCGACCGAGGAGATCCTGCTGGCGATCCTCGCGACGGAGATTTCGCCCGAACTGGTGCCCGCCGGGGCCGACGGCGCGATCCAGAGCACCGAGGCGAAGATCGGGCCTTACGAACTCAACGACTTCTTCCTCCACCACGTCATGCGCTTCGGGCAGAAGCCGTCGAAGGTCGCGTTCCTCGCCTGGCACGCCTGGCGCGACACGGCGGCGGGGGCATGGCCGCACGCCTTCCCGGAAGCCAAGAAGAACGCCTATGAACTGCCGGTCATCCGTTCATGGCTGGAGAAGTTCGTGACGCGCTTCTTCGCGTTCAGCCAGTTCAAGCGCTCGGCCATTCCCAATGGCCCGAAAGTGTCCACCGCCGGAGCCCTCAGCCCCCGGGGCGACTGGCGCGCACCGTCCGACGCCAGCGCAGCGGTATGGCTGGCGGAACTGGAGAAACGGGTGCCGTAA